One Cinclus cinclus chromosome 24, bCinCin1.1, whole genome shotgun sequence genomic window carries:
- the AOC3 gene encoding membrane primary amine oxidase isoform X1, whose product MSLKTVLILLGLALATIFALVCVLLTREKTPRTCQHLPLEQEDIEDGQSLVFADLTAEEMSQVVRYLQGHLGVPLVDASRAKPSDNCIASVDLQVPAKAEVLRFLDAGGARPPREALAVLYFGNQPEPNITEYVVGPLPTPAYHRDVTVHKYGGKVPYHRRPVTGREYMDINALIQRELKKAPRFLTACCESDGTNLVILTTAPRGFKSGDRVTWFVLFHSVAGTGYYLSPVGLEVLVDHGDLHVSRWQLRQVFYDGRYFASTRDLEQEFVAGALEVVRLKQPQAESVLGSMKPRRPPGSPGPLQFEPQGPRYSVRNNRITFQGWSIAFGMNPNTGPRLFDIRYRGERIVYELSLQEALALYGSNCPGGMSTRYLDGSFGIGRFAYELIRGLDCPYTATYVDRHYLAETDTPKTNQNSLCIFEHDSALPLRRHFSDSQSFYYGGLRKNTLVIRTISTLINYDYIWDFMFHGSGAVEVRVHATGYISSSFFHGRGTDYGNRVGPHTLGTMHLHHIHYKVDLDVDGQLNSLETQDMEYEFVKDPWSTQNTIERPYLRRERLEKEDEAAFPLNVPMPRYLSFVSSNLNKWEHPRSYRIQIISFAGKHLPTNSSMERSISWGRYQLAVTRRKEEEPTSTSIYNQNDPWTPTVTFADFINNETITNQDLVAWITVGFLHIPHAEDIPNTVTVGNGVGFFLRPYNYFNEDPSVDSSDSVYFSSEQDVGACGANPLACLSSAATCVPHLPPFHFGGFLNLSLALPLGGF is encoded by the exons ATGAGCCTGAAAACCGTGCTCATCCTCCTTGGTCTGGCGTTAGCCACAATATTTGCTTTGGTCTGCGTGTTGCTGACCAGAGAAAAGACCCCCAGAACCTGCCAGCACCtgcccctggagcaggaggacaTCGAGGATGGCCAGAGCCTGGTCTTTGCTGACCTGACAGCCGAGGAGATGTCACAAGTGGTGCGGTACCTGCAGGGACACCTCGGGGTGCCGCTGGTTGACGCCTCCCGTGCCAAACCCTCGGACAACTGCATCGCCTCCGTGGATCTGCAGGTCCCCGCCAAGGCAGAGGTGCTGCGGTTCCTGGACGCCGGGGGGGCTCGTCCCCCGCGAGAGGCACTGGCTGTGCTGTACTTTGGGAACCAGCCAGAGCCCAACATCACCGAGTACGTGGTGGGGCCGCTGCCGACGCCAGCGTACCACCGAGACGTGACGGTGCACAAGTACGGGGGCAAGGTGCCGTACCACCGCAGACCCGTTACTGGCAGGGAGTACATGGACATCAACGCCCTCATCCAGAGGGAGCTGAAAAAGGCACCGCGCTTCCTCACTGCATGCTGCGAGTCTGATGGGACCAATCTGGTCATCCTCACCACAGCCCCACGGGGCTTCAAGTCCGGTGACCGCGTGACCTGGTTTGTCCTTTTCCACAGTGTGGCTGGCACTGGCTACTACCTGTCTCCAgtggggctggaggtgctggtggaCCATGGGGACCTCCACGTCTCCCGGTGGCAGCTGCGCCAGGTGTTCTACGATGGCCGGTACTTTGCCAGCACGAGGGATCTGGAACAGGAGTTTGTGGCCGGTGCACTGGAGGTGGTCAGACTCAAGCAGCCCCAGGCTGAGTCAGTGCTGGGCTCAATGAAGCCCCGGCGCCCACCTGGGTCCCCGGGCCCATTGCAGTTTGAGCCCCAGGGTCCCCGCTACAGCGTCAGGAACAACCGCATCAccttccagggctggagcatcgCCTTCGGCATGAACCCCAACACTGGCCCACGCCTCTTCGACATCAGGTACCGTGGGGAGAGGATTGTCTATGAGCTCAGTCTCCAGGAAGCCTTAGCCCTGTATGGCTCCAACTGCCCTGGGGGCATGTCCACCCGCTACCTCGATGGCAGCTTTGGCATCGGCAGGTTTGCCTATGAGCTGATCCGGGGCCTGGACTGCCCCTACACAGCCACCTACGTGGACAGGCACTACCTGGCAGAGACAGATActcccaaaaccaaccaaaactcACTCTGCATTTTTGAGCATGACTCTGCCCTCCCTCTGAGGCGCCACTTCTCCGACTCACAGTCCTTTTACTACGGCGGGCTGCGGAAAAACACGCTGGTCATCCGTACCATCTCCACACTCATTAACTATGACTACATCTGGGACTTCATGTTCCATGGCAGCGGGGCTGTGGAAGTCCGGGTGCATGCCACTGGCTACATCAGCTCCTCCTTCTTCCATGGCCGAGGCACTGACTATGGCAACAGGGTTGGGCCCCACACGCTGGGCACGATGCACCTCCACCACATCCACTACAAGGTGGACCTAGATGTTGACG GGCAGCTGAACTCCCTGGAGACCCAAGATATGGAGTATGAGTTTGTCAAAGATCCCTGGAGCACACAGAACACAATTGAGCGGCCATACCTCCGCAGGGAAAGGCTGGAGAAGGAGGATGAGGCAGCATTCCCACTCAACGTCCCCATGCCCCGCTACCTCTCCTTTGTCAGCTCCAATCTCAACAAGTGGGAGCACCCACGCAGCTACAGGATCCAGATCATCAGCTTTGCTGGGAAGCACCTGCCCACCAACAGCTCCATGGAACGCTCTATCAGCTGGGGCAG GTACCAGCTGGCTGTCACCcggaggaaggaggaggagcccaccagcaccagcatcTACAACCAGAATGACCCCTGGACGCCCACTGTCACCTTTGCTGACTTCATCAACAACGAAACCATCACCAACCAG GACTTGGTTGCCTGGATCACTGTGGGGTTCCTGCACATCCCTCATGCTGAAGACATCCCCAACACAGTGACTGTGGGAAATGGTGTCGGCTTTTTCCTGAGGCCTTACAACTACTTCAACGAGGACCCCTCGGTGGATTCATCAGACAGTGTCTACTTCAGCAGTGAACAGGATGTTGGGGCATGTGGGGCCAATCCCCTTGCCTGCCTGTCCTCTGCTGCCACCTGTGTCCCCCACCTGCCCCCCTTCCACTTTGGGGGCTTCCTCAACCTCAGCCTGGCACTGCCTCTTGGTGGGTTCTGA
- the AOC3 gene encoding membrane primary amine oxidase isoform X2, translating into MSLKTVLILLGLALATIFALVCVLLTREKTPRTCQHLPLEQEDIEDGQSLVFADLTAEEMSQVVRYLQGHLGVPLVDASRAKPSDNCIASVDLQVPAKAEVLRFLDAGGARPPREALAVLYFGNQPEPNITEYVVGPLPTPAYHRDVTVHKYGGKVPYHRRPVTGREYMDINALIQRELKKAPRFLTACCESDGTNLVILTTAPRGFKSGDRVTWFVLFHSVAGTGYYLSPVGLEVLVDHGDLHVSRWQLRQVFYDGRYFASTRDLEQEFVAGALEVVRLKQPQAESVLGSMKPRRPPGSPGPLQFEPQGPRYSVRNNRITFQGWSIAFGMNPNTGPRLFDIRYRGERIVYELSLQEALALYGSNCPGGMSTRYLDGSFGIGRFAYELIRGLDCPYTATYVDRHYLAETDTPKTNQNSLCIFEHDSALPLRRHFSDSQSFYYGGLRKNTLVIRTISTLINYDYIWDFMFHGSGAVEVRVHATGYISSSFFHGRGTDYGNRVGPHTLGTMHLHHIHYKVDLDVDGRSGHLHAWLWFTTQDMEYEFVKDPWSTQNTIERPYLRRERLEKEDEAAFPLNVPMPRYLSFVSSNLNKWEHPRSYRIQIISFAGKHLPTNSSMERSISWGRYQLAVTRRKEEEPTSTSIYNQNDPWTPTVTFADFINNETITNQDLVAWITVGFLHIPHAEDIPNTVTVGNGVGFFLRPYNYFNEDPSVDSSDSVYFSSEQDVGACGANPLACLSSAATCVPHLPPFHFGGFLNLSLALPLGGF; encoded by the exons ATGAGCCTGAAAACCGTGCTCATCCTCCTTGGTCTGGCGTTAGCCACAATATTTGCTTTGGTCTGCGTGTTGCTGACCAGAGAAAAGACCCCCAGAACCTGCCAGCACCtgcccctggagcaggaggacaTCGAGGATGGCCAGAGCCTGGTCTTTGCTGACCTGACAGCCGAGGAGATGTCACAAGTGGTGCGGTACCTGCAGGGACACCTCGGGGTGCCGCTGGTTGACGCCTCCCGTGCCAAACCCTCGGACAACTGCATCGCCTCCGTGGATCTGCAGGTCCCCGCCAAGGCAGAGGTGCTGCGGTTCCTGGACGCCGGGGGGGCTCGTCCCCCGCGAGAGGCACTGGCTGTGCTGTACTTTGGGAACCAGCCAGAGCCCAACATCACCGAGTACGTGGTGGGGCCGCTGCCGACGCCAGCGTACCACCGAGACGTGACGGTGCACAAGTACGGGGGCAAGGTGCCGTACCACCGCAGACCCGTTACTGGCAGGGAGTACATGGACATCAACGCCCTCATCCAGAGGGAGCTGAAAAAGGCACCGCGCTTCCTCACTGCATGCTGCGAGTCTGATGGGACCAATCTGGTCATCCTCACCACAGCCCCACGGGGCTTCAAGTCCGGTGACCGCGTGACCTGGTTTGTCCTTTTCCACAGTGTGGCTGGCACTGGCTACTACCTGTCTCCAgtggggctggaggtgctggtggaCCATGGGGACCTCCACGTCTCCCGGTGGCAGCTGCGCCAGGTGTTCTACGATGGCCGGTACTTTGCCAGCACGAGGGATCTGGAACAGGAGTTTGTGGCCGGTGCACTGGAGGTGGTCAGACTCAAGCAGCCCCAGGCTGAGTCAGTGCTGGGCTCAATGAAGCCCCGGCGCCCACCTGGGTCCCCGGGCCCATTGCAGTTTGAGCCCCAGGGTCCCCGCTACAGCGTCAGGAACAACCGCATCAccttccagggctggagcatcgCCTTCGGCATGAACCCCAACACTGGCCCACGCCTCTTCGACATCAGGTACCGTGGGGAGAGGATTGTCTATGAGCTCAGTCTCCAGGAAGCCTTAGCCCTGTATGGCTCCAACTGCCCTGGGGGCATGTCCACCCGCTACCTCGATGGCAGCTTTGGCATCGGCAGGTTTGCCTATGAGCTGATCCGGGGCCTGGACTGCCCCTACACAGCCACCTACGTGGACAGGCACTACCTGGCAGAGACAGATActcccaaaaccaaccaaaactcACTCTGCATTTTTGAGCATGACTCTGCCCTCCCTCTGAGGCGCCACTTCTCCGACTCACAGTCCTTTTACTACGGCGGGCTGCGGAAAAACACGCTGGTCATCCGTACCATCTCCACACTCATTAACTATGACTACATCTGGGACTTCATGTTCCATGGCAGCGGGGCTGTGGAAGTCCGGGTGCATGCCACTGGCTACATCAGCTCCTCCTTCTTCCATGGCCGAGGCACTGACTATGGCAACAGGGTTGGGCCCCACACGCTGGGCACGATGCACCTCCACCACATCCACTACAAGGTGGACCTAGATGTTGACGGTAGGTCTGGCCACCTTCATGCATGGCTGTGGTTTACT ACCCAAGATATGGAGTATGAGTTTGTCAAAGATCCCTGGAGCACACAGAACACAATTGAGCGGCCATACCTCCGCAGGGAAAGGCTGGAGAAGGAGGATGAGGCAGCATTCCCACTCAACGTCCCCATGCCCCGCTACCTCTCCTTTGTCAGCTCCAATCTCAACAAGTGGGAGCACCCACGCAGCTACAGGATCCAGATCATCAGCTTTGCTGGGAAGCACCTGCCCACCAACAGCTCCATGGAACGCTCTATCAGCTGGGGCAG GTACCAGCTGGCTGTCACCcggaggaaggaggaggagcccaccagcaccagcatcTACAACCAGAATGACCCCTGGACGCCCACTGTCACCTTTGCTGACTTCATCAACAACGAAACCATCACCAACCAG GACTTGGTTGCCTGGATCACTGTGGGGTTCCTGCACATCCCTCATGCTGAAGACATCCCCAACACAGTGACTGTGGGAAATGGTGTCGGCTTTTTCCTGAGGCCTTACAACTACTTCAACGAGGACCCCTCGGTGGATTCATCAGACAGTGTCTACTTCAGCAGTGAACAGGATGTTGGGGCATGTGGGGCCAATCCCCTTGCCTGCCTGTCCTCTGCTGCCACCTGTGTCCCCCACCTGCCCCCCTTCCACTTTGGGGGCTTCCTCAACCTCAGCCTGGCACTGCCTCTTGGTGGGTTCTGA
- the LOC134053053 gene encoding membrane primary amine oxidase-like isoform X1, with protein MNPKLPYILLVGAAVIIFILSCMLLSRGGRSPSCESQPSVVEKTGSMSQSLVFADLTAEEMSQVVRYLQGHLGVPLVDTSRAKPSDNCIASVDLQVPAKAEVLRFLDAGGARPPREALAVLYFGNQPEPNITEYVVGPLPTPAYHRDVTVHKYGGKVPYHRRPMLGSEHKQLGVFLETKAFAAAPTFMQEVLEYDRTNVAFQPRVPHGFQSGDRVTWFVLFQNVSGFFVHPVGLEVLVDHSSLDISQWAVSRVFYNGQYYRDMAQLESAYVQGRISVEKVRKAPWDGDFSSMKPRARAAALFPVQFEPQGPRYSVRNNHVLFQGWSFAFGMSVSTGLRLFDIRHKGERVAYEISVQEALSVYGSNCPAGMSTRYMDGSFGLGRYTSPLVRGVDCPYLATYVDTRSLSDSLRPKKRRASLCIFEQNMGSPLRRHYSNLQSLYYGGLVNSALVIRSIATVGNYDYVWDFIFYQNGAIEGKVQATGYPSSSFLHGDGLRYGNRLWEHTLGTIHTHFVNYKVDLDVGGVKNSLVAHDMAFEMTRAPWSPEQQIERPRLTKKVLDTEDQAAFRLQSKMPRYIYFAANSKNKWGHQRGYRMQITSFAGDHIPEASSMERAISWARYQLAVTRRKEEEPTSTSIYNQNDPWTPTVTFADFINNETITNEDLVAWITAGFLHIPHSEDIPNTVTVGNSVGFLLRPYNYYDLDPSIYSHDGVFFTSKQDFTACEINPLACLPKTASCLPNFPPFTYDGFQNMSRL; from the exons ATGAACCCCAAACTTCCCTACATACTCCTGGTTGGGGCTGCAGTGATAATCTTCATTCTGTCCTGCATGTTGCTGAGCAGGGGTGGGCGATCACCCAGCTGTGAATCGCAGCCCAGCGTTGTGGAGAAGACAGGATCCATGAGCCAGAGCCTGGTCTTTGCTGACCTGACAGCCGAGGAGATGTCACAAGTGGTGCGGTACCTGCAGGGACACCTCGGGGTGCCGCTGGTTGACACCTCCCGTGCCAAACCCTCGGACAACTGCATCGCCTCCGTGGATCTGCAGGTCCCCGCCAAGGCAGAGGTGCTGCGGTTCCTGGACGCCGGGGGGGCTCGTCCCCCGCGAGAGGCACTGGCTGTGCTGTACTTTGGGAACCAGCCAGAGCCCAACATCACCGAGTACGTGGTGGGGCCGCTGCCGACGCCAGCGTACCACCGAGACGTGACGGTGCACAAGTACGGGGGCAAGGTGCCGTACCACCGCAGACCCATGCTGGGCAGTGAGCACAAGCAGCTGGGAGTGTTCCTGGAGACAAAGGCATTTGCTGCAGCACCGACCTTCATGCAAGAAGTCCTGGAATATGACAGAACCAATGTGGCATTTCAGCCCAGAGTCCCTCATGGATTCCAGTCTGGAGATCGGGTCACCTGGTTTGTGCTGTTCCAGAACGTGAGTGGGTTCTTTGTGCACCCGgtggggctggaggtgctggtggaCCACAGCAGCCTGGACATCTCGCAGTGGGCGGTGAGCAGGGTCTTCTACAATGGGCAGTACTACAGGGACATGGCTCAGCTGGAGAGTGCCTACGTGCAGGGTCGGATCAGCGTGGAGAAGGTGAGGAAGGCGCCGTGGGATGGGGACTTCTCGTCCATGAAGCCCCGAGCTCGTGCGGCTGCGCTGTTCCCAGTGCAGTTTGAGCCACAGGGTCCCCGCTACAGCGTCAGGAACAACCACGTGCtcttccagggctggagcttTGCCTTTGGGATGAGCGTGAGCACGGGCCTGCGGCTGTTTGACATCCGACACAAGGGGGAGAGGGTTGCCTATGAGATCAGTGTCCAGGAGGCGCTGTCGGTGTACGGCTCCAACTGCCCGGCAGGGATGTCCACGCGCTACATGGAcggcagctttggcctggggcGTTACACCTCCCCCTTGGTGCGAGGGGTCGACTGCCCCTACCTGGCCACCTACGTGGACACACGCTCTCTGTCTGACAGCCTGAGGCCCAAGAAGAGGAGGGCTTCGCTCTGCATCTTTGAGCAGAACATGGGCTCCCCTCTGCGGCGCCACTACTCCAACTTGCAGTCGCTCTACTATGGGGGGCTGGTGAACTCCGCTCTGGTCATTCGGTCCATTGCCACCGTGGGCAACTATGACTATGTGTGGGACTTCATCTTCTACCAGAACGGGGCCATTGAGGGCAAGGTGCAGGCCACGGGGTACCCAAGCTCATCCTTTCTTCACGGGGATGGCCTGAGATATGGCAATAGGCTTTGGGAGCACACCCTGGGTACGATACACACCCATTTTGTCAACTATAAGGTGGACTTGGATGTCGGAG GGGTGAAAAACTCCCTTGTGGCCCATGACATGGCATTTGAGATGACACGGGCTCCctggagcccagagcagcagataGAGCGGCCACGACTCACCAAGAAAGTCCTGGACACAGAAGACCAGGCTGCTTTCCGACTCCAGTCCAAGATGCCCAGATACATCTACTTTGCAGCCAACAGCAAAAACAAGTGGGGCCACCAGCGCGGCTACAGGATGCAGATCACCAGTTTTGCAGGGGACCACATTCCTGAAGCCAGTTCCATGGAGAGGGCCATCAGCTGGGCAAG GTACCAGCTGGCTGTCACCcggaggaaggaggaggagcccaccagcaccagcatcTACAACCAGAATGACCCCTGGACACCCACTGTCACCTTTGCTGACTTCATCAACAATGAGACCATCACCAACGAA GACCTGGTTGCCTGGATAACTGCTGGCTTCCTTCACATTCCACACTCTGAGGATATTCCCAACACTGTGACCGTGGGAAACTCAGTCGGTTTTCTCCTGAGACCCTACAACTACTATGACCTGGACCCCTCTATATACTCCCACGATGGTGTGTTTTTCACCAGCAAGCAGGACTTTACAGCATGTGAAATCAACCCTCTTGCCTGCTTGCCCAAAACTGCCTCTTGTTTGCCAAACTTTCCCCCATTCACCTATGATGGTTTTCAAAATATGAGCAGGCTTTAA
- the LOC134053053 gene encoding membrane primary amine oxidase-like isoform X2: protein MNPKLPYILLVGAAVIIFILSCMLLSRGGRSPSCESQPSVVEKTGSMSQSLVFADLTAEEMSQVVRYLQGHLGVPLVDTSRAKPSDNCIASVDLQVPAKAEVLRFLDAGGARPPREALAVLYFGNQPEPNITEYVVGPLPTPAYHRDVTVHKYGGKVPYHRRPMLGSEHKQLGVFLETKAFAAAPTFMQEVLEYDRTNVAFQPRVPHGFQSGDRVTWFVLFQNVSGFFVHPVGLEVLVDHSSLDISQWAVSRVFYNGQYYRDMAQLESAYVQGRISVEKVRKAPWDGDFSSMKPRARAAALFPVQFEPQGPRYSVRNNHVLFQGWSFAFGMSVSTGLRLFDIRHKGERVAYEISVQEALSVYGSNCPAGMSTRYMDGSFGLGRYTSPLVRGVDCPYLATYVDTRSLSDSLRPKKRRASLCIFEQNMGSPLRRHYSNLQSLYYGGLVNSALVIRSIATVGNYDYVWDFIFYQNGAIEGKVQATGYPSSSFLHGDGLRYGNRLWEHTLGTIHTHFVNYKVDLDVGGVKNSLVAHDMAFEMTRAPWSPEQQIERPRLTKKVLDTEDQAAFRLQSKMPRYIYFAANSKNKWGHQRGYRMYQLAVTRRKEEEPTSTSIYNQNDPWTPTVTFADFINNETITNEDLVAWITAGFLHIPHSEDIPNTVTVGNSVGFLLRPYNYYDLDPSIYSHDGVFFTSKQDFTACEINPLACLPKTASCLPNFPPFTYDGFQNMSRL, encoded by the exons ATGAACCCCAAACTTCCCTACATACTCCTGGTTGGGGCTGCAGTGATAATCTTCATTCTGTCCTGCATGTTGCTGAGCAGGGGTGGGCGATCACCCAGCTGTGAATCGCAGCCCAGCGTTGTGGAGAAGACAGGATCCATGAGCCAGAGCCTGGTCTTTGCTGACCTGACAGCCGAGGAGATGTCACAAGTGGTGCGGTACCTGCAGGGACACCTCGGGGTGCCGCTGGTTGACACCTCCCGTGCCAAACCCTCGGACAACTGCATCGCCTCCGTGGATCTGCAGGTCCCCGCCAAGGCAGAGGTGCTGCGGTTCCTGGACGCCGGGGGGGCTCGTCCCCCGCGAGAGGCACTGGCTGTGCTGTACTTTGGGAACCAGCCAGAGCCCAACATCACCGAGTACGTGGTGGGGCCGCTGCCGACGCCAGCGTACCACCGAGACGTGACGGTGCACAAGTACGGGGGCAAGGTGCCGTACCACCGCAGACCCATGCTGGGCAGTGAGCACAAGCAGCTGGGAGTGTTCCTGGAGACAAAGGCATTTGCTGCAGCACCGACCTTCATGCAAGAAGTCCTGGAATATGACAGAACCAATGTGGCATTTCAGCCCAGAGTCCCTCATGGATTCCAGTCTGGAGATCGGGTCACCTGGTTTGTGCTGTTCCAGAACGTGAGTGGGTTCTTTGTGCACCCGgtggggctggaggtgctggtggaCCACAGCAGCCTGGACATCTCGCAGTGGGCGGTGAGCAGGGTCTTCTACAATGGGCAGTACTACAGGGACATGGCTCAGCTGGAGAGTGCCTACGTGCAGGGTCGGATCAGCGTGGAGAAGGTGAGGAAGGCGCCGTGGGATGGGGACTTCTCGTCCATGAAGCCCCGAGCTCGTGCGGCTGCGCTGTTCCCAGTGCAGTTTGAGCCACAGGGTCCCCGCTACAGCGTCAGGAACAACCACGTGCtcttccagggctggagcttTGCCTTTGGGATGAGCGTGAGCACGGGCCTGCGGCTGTTTGACATCCGACACAAGGGGGAGAGGGTTGCCTATGAGATCAGTGTCCAGGAGGCGCTGTCGGTGTACGGCTCCAACTGCCCGGCAGGGATGTCCACGCGCTACATGGAcggcagctttggcctggggcGTTACACCTCCCCCTTGGTGCGAGGGGTCGACTGCCCCTACCTGGCCACCTACGTGGACACACGCTCTCTGTCTGACAGCCTGAGGCCCAAGAAGAGGAGGGCTTCGCTCTGCATCTTTGAGCAGAACATGGGCTCCCCTCTGCGGCGCCACTACTCCAACTTGCAGTCGCTCTACTATGGGGGGCTGGTGAACTCCGCTCTGGTCATTCGGTCCATTGCCACCGTGGGCAACTATGACTATGTGTGGGACTTCATCTTCTACCAGAACGGGGCCATTGAGGGCAAGGTGCAGGCCACGGGGTACCCAAGCTCATCCTTTCTTCACGGGGATGGCCTGAGATATGGCAATAGGCTTTGGGAGCACACCCTGGGTACGATACACACCCATTTTGTCAACTATAAGGTGGACTTGGATGTCGGAG GGGTGAAAAACTCCCTTGTGGCCCATGACATGGCATTTGAGATGACACGGGCTCCctggagcccagagcagcagataGAGCGGCCACGACTCACCAAGAAAGTCCTGGACACAGAAGACCAGGCTGCTTTCCGACTCCAGTCCAAGATGCCCAGATACATCTACTTTGCAGCCAACAGCAAAAACAAGTGGGGCCACCAGCGCGGCTACAGGAT GTACCAGCTGGCTGTCACCcggaggaaggaggaggagcccaccagcaccagcatcTACAACCAGAATGACCCCTGGACACCCACTGTCACCTTTGCTGACTTCATCAACAATGAGACCATCACCAACGAA GACCTGGTTGCCTGGATAACTGCTGGCTTCCTTCACATTCCACACTCTGAGGATATTCCCAACACTGTGACCGTGGGAAACTCAGTCGGTTTTCTCCTGAGACCCTACAACTACTATGACCTGGACCCCTCTATATACTCCCACGATGGTGTGTTTTTCACCAGCAAGCAGGACTTTACAGCATGTGAAATCAACCCTCTTGCCTGCTTGCCCAAAACTGCCTCTTGTTTGCCAAACTTTCCCCCATTCACCTATGATGGTTTTCAAAATATGAGCAGGCTTTAA
- the LOC134053054 gene encoding membrane primary amine oxidase-like: MNLKTVLILLGLALATIFALVCVLLTRERTPRTCQHLPLEQEDIEDGQSLVFADLTAEEMSQVVRYLQGHLGVPLVDASRAKPSDNCIASVDLQVPAKAEVLRFLDAGGARPPREALAVLYFGNQPEPNITEYVVGPLPTPAYHRDVTVHKYGGKVPYHRRPTLAVEYKQLGGFLKKQVFASAPAFMQQVMEYDGANLAPVTAAPRGFQSGDRVTWFVLFQNVSGFFVHPVGLEVLVDHSSLDISQWAVSRVFYNGQYYRDMVQLESAYVQGRISVEKVRKAPWDGDFSSMKPRARAAALFPVQFEPQGPRYSVRNNHVLFQGWSFAFGMSVSTGLRLFDIRHKGERVAYEISVQEALSVYGSNCPAGMSTRYMDGSFGLGRYTSPLVRGVDCPYLATYVDTRSLSDSLRPKKRRASLCIFEQNMGSPLRRHYSNLQSLYYGGLVNSALVIRSIATVGNYDYVWDFIFYQNGAIEGKVQATGYPSSSFLHGDGLRYGNRLWEHTLGTIHTHFVNYKVDLDVGGRSGSWLF, encoded by the coding sequence ATGAACCTGAAAACCGTGCTCATCCTCCTTGGTCTGGCGTTAGCCACAATATTTGCTTTGGTCTGCGTGTTGCTGACCAGAGAAAGGACCCCCAGAACCTGCCAGCACCtgcccctggagcaggaggacaTCGAGGATGGCCAGAGCCTGGTCTTTGCTGACCTGACAGCCGAGGAGATGTCACAAGTGGTGCGGTACCTGCAGGGACACCTCGGGGTGCCGCTGGTTGACGCCTCCCGTGCCAAACCCTCGGACAACTGCATCGCCTCCGTGGATCTGCAGGTCCCCGCCAAGGCAGAGGTGCTGCGGTTCCTGGACGCCGGGGGGGCTCGTCCCCCGCGAGAGGCACTGGCTGTGCTGTACTTTGGGAACCAGCCAGAGCCCAACATCACCGAGTACGTGGTGGGGCCGCTGCCGACGCCAGCGTACCACCGAGACGTGACGGTGCACAAGTACGGGGGCAAGGTGCCGTACCACCGCAGACCCACGCTGGCTGTTGAATACAAGCAGCTGGGAGGGTTTCTAAAAAAACAAGTGTTCGCCTCAGCTCCAGCTTTCATGCAACAAGTAATGGAGTATGATGGAGCCAATCTTGCACCCGTGACAGCTGCTCCCCGTGGATTCCAGTCTGGAGATCGGGTCACCTGGTTTGTGCTGTTCCAGAACGTGAGTGGGTTCTTTGTGCACCCGgtggggctggaggtgctggtggaCCACAGCAGCCTGGACATCTCGCAGTGGGCGGTGAGCAGGGTCTTCTACAATGGGCAGTACTACAGGGACATGGTTCAGCTGGAGAGTGCCTACGTGCAGGGTCGGATCAGCGTGGAGAAGGTGAGGAAGGCGCCGTGGGATGGGGACTTCTCGTCCATGAAGCCCCGAGCTCGTGCGGCTGCGCTGTTCCCAGTGCAGTTTGAGCCACAGGGTCCCCGCTACAGCGTCAGGAACAACCACGTGCtcttccagggctggagcttTGCCTTTGGGATGAGCGTGAGCACGGGCCTGCGGCTGTTTGACATCCGACACAAGGGGGAGAGGGTTGCCTATGAGATCAGTGTCCAGGAGGCGCTGTCGGTGTACGGCTCCAACTGCCCGGCAGGGATGTCCACGCGCTACATGGAcggcagctttggcctggggcGTTACACCTCCCCCTTGGTGCGAGGGGTCGACTGCCCCTACCTGGCCACCTACGTGGACACACGCTCTCTGTCTGACAGCCTGAGGCCCAAGAAGAGGAGGGCTTCGCTCTGCATCTTTGAGCAGAACATGGGCTCCCCTCTGCGGCGCCACTACTCCAACTTGCAGTCGCTCTACTATGGGGGGCTGGTGAACTCCGCTCTGGTCATTCGGTCCATTGCCACCGTGGGCAACTATGACTATGTGTGGGACTTCATCTTCTACCAGAACGGGGCCATTGAGGGCAAGGTGCAGGCCACGGGGTACCCAAGCTCATCCTTTCTTCACGGGGATGGCCTGAGATATGGCAATAGGCTTTGGGAGCACACCCTGGGTACGATACACACCCATTTTGTCAACTATAAGGTGGACTTGGATGTCGGAGGTAGGTCTGGCTCCTGGCTCTTTTAA